One window of Branchiostoma lanceolatum isolate klBraLanc5 chromosome 8, klBraLanc5.hap2, whole genome shotgun sequence genomic DNA carries:
- the LOC136440740 gene encoding putative ankyrin repeat protein RF_0381, translating into MNVTDLFSAASNGDCNKIRSLLDEGMDVGAKDGDGFTALHHATKAGHCPAMELLLDQGADIDVDGRHGREPGKTGLTALHLAAMNSDCAAIALLLDRGANLEPRNMYYQTALHFAASRGDCDHVGLLLEWSMGCGTLEVRRQLSAGLQQSSLSTEGGRCDAIALLLDRGADIAALDDAGNTPLHYAAMEGNNKAILLLLDRGADLYKENEFGHFLLHMAAFGGHNNTVNLLLDRGMDVNITIDHASTALYIAAQYGHHETFRLLCSRGADLGIKDESDIGEMTPLLEAAENGHCNVIDVALTFGATLAERNSTGSTALHLAVQYGGLDTVTHLLSLPGVQVNARDSQGETSLHEVVKWTRCHQVEMTEALLMAGADCSIKDVDDQTPSDLAPKGTDIHKSLLYHQKHYPNLKRACRAKILSILGKTRQEEICQFGIPQELKDFLLFKSIN; encoded by the coding sequence ATGAATGTGACAGACCTTTTCTCCGCTGCATCAAATGGCGACTGTAACAAGATCCGCTCCCTGCTAGATGAAGGGATGGATGTCGGTGCAAAAGATGGCGATGGCTTTACAGCACTGCATCATGCCACGAAAGCAGGGCACTGTCCCGCCATGGAGCTGTTGTTGGACCAAGGGGCAGACATCGATGTAGACGGCAGGCACGGTCGGGAACCTGGCAAGACAGGCCTGACTGCACTTCACCTGGCTGCGATGAACAGTGACTGTGCTGCAATCGCCCTCCTTCTAGACCGAGGTGCAAACTTGGAACCAAGGAACATGTATTATCAGACGGCGTTACATTTTGCTGCAAGCAGAGGTGACTGTGACCATGTCGGTCTGTTGCTAGAATGGAGCATGGGCTGCGGAACTTTGGAAGTCCGACGTCAGCTGTCTGCAGGTCTTCAACAAAGCTCTCTCTCTACAGAAGGAGGCCGTTGTGACGCCATCGCACTCCTGTTAGACCGAGGAGCAGATATAGCTGCTCTTGATGATGCTGGCAACACTCCGCTACATTACGCTGCCATGGAAGGGAACAATAAAGCCATTCTCCTTCTGTTGGACAGAGGTGCAGACCTTTATAAAGAGAATGAATTTGGTCACTTTCTGCTTCACATGGCAGCATTTGGTGGACATAACAACACCGTCAATTTGCTGTTAGATCGTGGTATGGACGTGAATATCACTATAGACCATGCGAGCACAGCACTTTATATAGCCGCACAATACGGTCACCATGAAACGTTCAGGTTGCTGTGTTCTCGCGGCGCCGATCTAGGTATAAAGGACGAGTCCGACATTGGGGAGATGACTCCTTTGTTAGAGGCTGCTGAGAATGGGCACTGCAATGTTATCGACGTTGCCTTAACATTTGGTGCCACGTTAGCTGAAAGGAATAGTACAGGCAGCACAGCGCTTCATTTGGCTGTTCAGTACGGTGGGCTTGACACTGTGACTCACCTCCTGAGTCTACCTGGGGTACAGGTGAATGCAAGAGACAGTCAAGGTGAGACATCGCTTCATGAAGTCGTCAAGTGGACACGCTGCCACCAGGTAGAAATGACAGAAGCACTCCTGATGGCGGGCGCAGACTGTAGCATTAAAGATGTTGACGATCAGACGCCAAGTGATCTGGCGCCAAAGGGTACAGATATTCACAAAAGTTTGCTGTATCATCAAAAACATTACCCAAATCTGAAAAGGGCCTGCCGAGCAAAGATCCTCAGTATTCTTGGTAAGACTAGACAGGAGGAAATCTGCCAGTTTGGAATACCGCAAGAGCTGAAGGACTTCCTGTTGTTCAAAAGTATCAACTAG